From the Pangasianodon hypophthalmus isolate fPanHyp1 chromosome 17, fPanHyp1.pri, whole genome shotgun sequence genome, one window contains:
- the crybb1 gene encoding beta-crystallin B1, producing the protein MSQTKSASSQGTDAKDKGAPAPPASSKATKTGEAGMGNYRMMLFDQENFQGRMMEINNECMNICDHGIDRVRSIIVECGPFVAFEQTNFRGEMFILEKGEYPRWDTWSNSYRSDCIMSFRPIRMDPMEHKICLYELPDFQGNKMEIHEDDVPTLWAHGFCDRVGSVRVPGGAWVGYQYPGYRGYQYLFECGDYRHYNEFCAFQPQIQSIRRVRDMQFHQRGSFTLTAAKH; encoded by the exons ATGTCTCAGACTAAGTCCGCTTCCAGCCAGGGCACTGATGCCAAGGATAAGGGAGCCCCTGCCCCTCCTGCATCTAGCAAGGCCACCAAGACTGGAGAGGCCGGAATGGGCAACTACAGA ATGATGCTGTTTGACCAGGAGAATTTCCAGGGCAGAATGATGGAGATCAACAATGAGTGCATGAACATTTGTGACCATGGAATTGATAGAGTACGCAGTATCATTGTAGAGTGTGGCCC cTTTGTTGCCTTTGAGCAGACTAACTTCCGTGGGGAGATGTTTATCCTGGAGAAGGGTGAGTATCCTCGCTGGGACACCTGGTCCAACAGCTACCGCAGTGACTGTATCATGTCATTCCGGCCCATACGCATG GACCCCATGGAGCACAAGATCTGCCTGTACGAGCTGCCTGATTTCCAGGGCAACAAGATGGAGATCCACGAGGATGATGTCCCCACACTGTGGGCACATGGTTTCTGTGACCGAGTGGGCAGCGTGAGAGTTCCCGGTGGGGC TTGGGTGGGATACCAGTACCCAGGCTACAGAGGCTACCAGTATCTATTTGAGTGTGGAGACTACAGACACTATAATGAGTTTTGTGCCTTCCAGCCTCAGATTCAGTCTATTCGGCGTGTGAGGGACATGCAGTTTCACCAGCGTGGAAGCTTCACCCTGACTGCTGCTAAACACTGA
- the cryba4 gene encoding beta-crystallin A4 yields the protein MNHHCTKFSGHWKIIVYDEECFQGRHHEFTSECWNVMDFGFESVRSLRVESGAWVGYEHPSFQGQQFILERGEYPQCDAFGGSNAYHIERMTSFRPVSCTNHRESRMTIYERENYLGRKGELNDDYPSLQAMGWCHNEVGSMRIHSGAFVCYQYPGYRGYQYIMECDRHAGEYKHFREFGSHCQTPQIQSIRRIQQ from the exons ATGAATCATCATTGTACTAAGTTTTCTGGCCACTGGAAG ATAATTGTATATGATGAGGAGTGCTTCCAGGGTCGCCATCATGAGTTCACCTCTGAGTGTTGGAATGTTATGGATTTTGGCTTTGAGAGTGTCCGCTCTCTGAGGGTAGAAAGTGGAGC GTGGGTGGGCTACGAGCACCCCTCTTTTCAGGGCCAGCAGTTTATTCTTGAGCGTGGTGAGTACCCCCAATGTGATGCCTTTGGAGGAAGCAACGCTTACCATATTGAGAGGATGACCTCCTTCAGGCCAGTCTCTTGCACT AACCACAGGGAGAGCAGGATGACAATCTATGAGAGGGAGAACTACCTGGGCCGCAAGGGGGAGCTAAATGATGACTACCCCTCATTGCAGGCAATGGGCTGGTGCCACAATGAAGTAGGCTCCATGCGCATCCACTCTGGAGC GTTTGTGTGTTACCAGTACCCTGGCTACCGTGGATATCAGTACATCATGGAGTGTGACCGCCATGCAGGCGAGTACAAACATTTCAGGGAGTTTGGGTCCCACTGTCAGACTCCTCAGATCCAGTCCATCCGCCGCATCCAGCAGTAA